In the Deltaproteobacteria bacterium genome, one interval contains:
- a CDS encoding MFS transporter, translating into MGQKSSAPFAAFKHRDFTFFQIMKFTSTIGQQMQSVAIGWQVYAITGRALDLGYVGLVQFLPALLLTLVTGHTADIFDRRRILLVQNTILMLCAATLYYFSSSGILQTYGVMPIYAVLIVLGTARAFAGPAASALLPSLVPTEHFSNAVAWSSTTWQVATIIGPALGGLVFGLKNGASTVYASFGCLMIAALICNFAVRPHRLKPDTAAVTGRWQRLMAGVHYVRKNQILLGAISLDLFAVLLGGAVALLPVYAKDILFVGPIGLGILRSAPSIGAAAMAIYLAFWPLERRAGKSMLAGVFVFGLATCIFGISTNFYLSLAMLILIGAADLISVYVRQTLVQLRTPEAMRGRVSAVNQVFIGASNELGEFESGITASWWGTVPATIVGGIGTIAVVILWSRLFPKLRDADSLK; encoded by the coding sequence ATGGGTCAGAAATCATCAGCTCCTTTCGCCGCATTCAAACACCGCGATTTTACTTTTTTCCAAATAATGAAGTTTACCTCTACTATTGGCCAACAGATGCAATCAGTCGCGATAGGCTGGCAAGTGTATGCGATCACCGGTAGAGCGCTAGATCTTGGCTACGTCGGACTGGTTCAATTTTTACCAGCGCTACTTTTAACTCTAGTCACTGGACACACCGCGGACATTTTCGATCGCCGCCGTATACTCCTGGTCCAAAACACCATACTGATGCTTTGCGCTGCCACGCTGTACTATTTCAGCTCGTCAGGTATCTTGCAAACGTATGGCGTGATGCCAATATACGCTGTGCTAATCGTGCTTGGGACTGCTCGTGCGTTCGCGGGACCAGCCGCCAGCGCCTTGCTACCTAGCTTGGTACCGACGGAGCACTTTAGTAACGCAGTGGCGTGGAGCTCCACTACCTGGCAGGTCGCCACGATCATTGGACCCGCACTTGGCGGCTTAGTCTTCGGTCTTAAAAATGGGGCCTCTACGGTCTACGCCTCGTTTGGGTGCCTTATGATCGCTGCTCTGATCTGCAACTTCGCGGTTCGGCCACATCGCCTCAAGCCTGACACGGCCGCTGTCACTGGCCGCTGGCAGCGCCTGATGGCTGGCGTTCATTACGTTCGTAAGAATCAAATCCTGTTAGGCGCTATCTCGCTAGACCTTTTTGCGGTACTCTTGGGCGGGGCAGTGGCTCTGCTTCCAGTGTATGCCAAAGATATTCTGTTTGTTGGACCCATCGGTCTCGGTATATTGCGGAGCGCACCATCCATAGGTGCAGCTGCCATGGCAATTTATCTGGCATTTTGGCCACTGGAACGACGCGCTGGCAAATCGATGTTAGCCGGTGTTTTCGTATTCGGCCTGGCAACTTGTATCTTTGGTATCTCGACCAACTTCTACCTATCGCTAGCTATGCTAATACTCATTGGCGCCGCTGATCTTATCAGTGTTTATGTACGCCAAACCCTTGTTCAGCTCAGGACACCGGAAGCAATGCGAGGGCGTGTCAGCGCTGTCAATCAGGTGTTTATCGGGGCCTCTAATGAGCTAGGTGAATTTGAATCAGGAATCACGGCTAGTTGGTGGGGTACCGTGCCTGCAACAATCGTCGGAGGTATAGGCACCATCGCGGTGGTAATTTTATGGTCTAGGCTTTTTCCGAAACTCCGGGATGCTGACAGTCTCAAGTAA
- a CDS encoding tetratricopeptide repeat protein has product MGDSVRTEIKNGAQPTAADMGHSTVPSRMILTSVLLTVLVLTVYGRTIGFDFVPYDDALNVTENPYLAISGSESTKQFWQAPLHKLYIPLTYTLWALIAKVSQIGISGDGYFIFSAAKFHAVNVLLHCLNTLWVAAIMRLVTRRAFMVFAGAAVFALHPLQVEPVAWVTGLKDVLCASFALPSVYLIMKSGAEQRWLRRRLFGASLLYFAALLAKPAALALPCVVIVIALYQHWPWRRAGMVVAAWFALSAPIMATVWESQAQQAKMVVSPLKRLLIAADALSFYTAKTLVPLGLIIDYGATPVWVLNQPQVWFSAIFIGLVLIALWVKRRSGWWLGAGILVAALSPVLGLVPFEFQSHSTVADRYMYMPMLGVSLICVWLLNSVKPKVALIAVPSVTAALAILASMQVETWASADALFTHTLARNPGSLVAWQSLGAGYMTDQRWTDAARAFTSALSLRPRFRDGLYNLGLAYERQGQHELALEQFNKIIGSGASTATALEGAARVANQLGQFEVSRGYLMQSEDLFPGRAETARLLADALVGIKDIEGANRMYLEALRRQPNASEIHTVYGDFLADHGDPQAAVRAYLQAIAIDAQSVAPRINLGSLLASLGRFEEAEVQLREGVRLAPKLATGYVNLALVFERKGDLKAAADAYRNALSLEVNRLDAREGLARVLGGRRE; this is encoded by the coding sequence ATGGGCGACTCTGTTCGGACTGAAATAAAAAACGGTGCGCAACCCACTGCCGCCGATATGGGCCACTCCACAGTACCTAGTCGTATGATCCTTACGTCGGTCCTGCTTACAGTCCTTGTCCTCACTGTGTACGGCAGAACCATCGGTTTTGATTTTGTACCATACGATGACGCACTAAATGTGACGGAGAACCCTTATCTCGCCATCAGTGGGTCAGAGAGCACCAAACAATTTTGGCAGGCTCCACTGCACAAACTGTATATTCCCTTAACCTATACTCTTTGGGCTCTGATCGCTAAGGTGAGTCAAATTGGCATTAGTGGTGATGGCTATTTCATTTTTTCAGCTGCCAAGTTTCATGCCGTAAATGTACTTCTGCACTGCCTCAACACCCTCTGGGTTGCAGCCATCATGCGGCTCGTTACGCGACGCGCATTCATGGTCTTCGCAGGCGCGGCGGTATTTGCCTTGCACCCCCTCCAGGTTGAACCGGTAGCATGGGTTACAGGTCTTAAAGATGTTCTCTGCGCCAGTTTTGCTCTACCCTCAGTCTACTTGATCATGAAAAGCGGAGCTGAACAAAGGTGGCTACGGCGCCGTCTCTTTGGTGCTTCGTTACTTTATTTTGCTGCATTGTTGGCTAAGCCTGCCGCATTGGCGCTGCCGTGCGTCGTGATTGTTATTGCGCTCTACCAACATTGGCCGTGGCGGCGTGCGGGCATGGTGGTGGCGGCCTGGTTTGCGCTCAGTGCACCTATCATGGCGACGGTGTGGGAGTCACAAGCGCAGCAGGCTAAGATGGTGGTGTCTCCACTTAAGCGCCTATTAATTGCAGCAGATGCCCTCTCTTTTTATACAGCCAAAACCCTGGTGCCGTTGGGACTAATTATTGACTACGGGGCGACACCGGTTTGGGTATTGAACCAGCCGCAAGTATGGTTTTCAGCGATCTTTATTGGCCTGGTTCTGATCGCCCTGTGGGTGAAGCGTCGGTCCGGATGGTGGCTGGGGGCTGGTATCTTAGTGGCTGCTTTGAGCCCTGTTTTGGGTCTAGTGCCATTTGAGTTCCAAAGTCACTCAACGGTTGCAGACCGCTACATGTATATGCCCATGCTCGGAGTGTCCTTGATATGCGTTTGGTTGCTAAACAGTGTGAAGCCAAAAGTGGCGCTGATCGCCGTGCCAAGTGTGACTGCAGCCCTGGCTATACTCGCGAGTATGCAGGTAGAGACATGGGCAAGCGCCGACGCCCTCTTTACCCACACACTTGCACGCAATCCGGGGAGCTTAGTAGCTTGGCAGTCACTTGGGGCTGGCTACATGACGGATCAACGCTGGACAGATGCCGCTAGGGCCTTTACGAGCGCTTTATCCCTGCGTCCGCGCTTTCGTGACGGACTTTATAATTTGGGCCTTGCCTACGAACGCCAGGGCCAGCATGAACTTGCACTGGAGCAGTTCAATAAGATCATTGGGAGCGGAGCATCCACGGCAACAGCACTAGAAGGTGCCGCGCGCGTAGCTAATCAGCTGGGACAATTCGAGGTGTCCCGAGGCTACCTCATGCAAAGTGAGGATTTGTTTCCTGGGCGTGCCGAGACGGCACGGCTTCTGGCCGATGCATTGGTCGGTATCAAAGACATAGAAGGCGCTAACCGCATGTACCTTGAGGCACTGCGCAGGCAACCCAATGCCTCTGAGATTCACACAGTATACGGTGATTTTCTCGCAGATCATGGGGATCCTCAGGCCGCGGTACGCGCTTATTTGCAGGCTATAGCTATCGATGCACAGTCGGTAGCGCCGCGAATCAATTTGGGTTCTTTGCTTGCCTCGCTCGGTCGTTTTGAAGAGGCCGAAGTCCAGTTGCGCGAGGGAGTCCGTTTGGCTCCCAAGTTGGCTACTGGATATGTAAATCTCGCTCTTGTTTTTGAGCGCAAGGGAGACCTGAAGGCAGCCGCAGACGCCTATAGAAATGCTTTGAGTCTTGAAGTGAATCGTCTGGATGCGCGAGAGGGTTTGGCTCGAGTCCTCGGGGGGCGTCGTGAGTAA
- a CDS encoding tetratricopeptide repeat protein, giving the protein MRERVWLESSGGVVSKVRLVDREHIPLGFIVISVLCVFWQVRSMSYVLWDDDLLIADNAILRMPFIDAVKAAFGGYYNGDYMPLTLMSYWCEVRFAGFQPSVQHLSNLFLHVVNVLLCWVWLKRIIKDPRIIWAAVGIFAIHPLQVETVAWISERKGLLATCFYLLSLISYEKSNRTNTRRFGWVTLYLGFYVLAVLSKANGIFLPLWVALSDCLRERRAIPRKWPVHVVALVLVGGAVILRVHAYASAVPQLSAVMLTPERVLGWPGMIWAVLGFYVQAFFWPLDLSIIYPSYQSSGGWGNYQLTGAIFVIAVLSILFIKRLREQILWIIFLLLSLAPVMNLVPRINFVNDRYAYLPLIAMTILVIEVAKNLGSAVTRSLSLSMGLLRHLLLPTMALLLMLMMIASHGRAQVWHDNLSLWGDTVKKVPASSLAFNNLGQAYQERGDIAKAIEQFQKSLALADPYLANLATNNLATIYSSRQYPDYFNLPYAKSLLEEGITKVARPDDSLVLRYNLALVYLQMGDAINGRKILDSLRLAIEQSSNQRYRFLLARVTDLQTRLEGVP; this is encoded by the coding sequence ATGCGCGAGAGGGTTTGGCTCGAGTCCTCGGGGGGCGTCGTGAGTAAAGTCCGTCTAGTTGATCGGGAGCATATCCCCTTGGGTTTCATTGTGATCAGCGTGCTATGTGTCTTTTGGCAGGTGCGGTCGATGTCCTATGTGCTTTGGGATGATGATTTACTCATAGCAGATAATGCTATTTTACGTATGCCGTTCATCGACGCCGTCAAGGCAGCATTTGGCGGGTATTACAATGGGGACTATATGCCCCTGACTCTCATGTCTTATTGGTGCGAAGTGCGATTTGCAGGCTTTCAGCCGTCGGTCCAACACTTAAGTAATTTATTCCTACATGTTGTGAATGTCTTGCTGTGTTGGGTGTGGTTAAAAAGAATCATCAAAGATCCGCGGATTATTTGGGCGGCTGTCGGGATCTTTGCTATTCATCCCCTCCAGGTGGAGACGGTCGCTTGGATCAGTGAGCGCAAAGGACTTTTAGCGACGTGTTTTTATCTCCTATCTTTAATCTCGTATGAAAAGTCCAATCGCACCAATACCAGACGTTTTGGCTGGGTCACTCTTTATCTTGGATTTTATGTCTTAGCGGTACTTTCCAAGGCTAATGGGATATTCCTGCCTCTTTGGGTGGCTTTGAGCGACTGCCTCAGAGAGCGTAGAGCGATTCCCAGAAAATGGCCGGTCCACGTGGTGGCGTTGGTTCTCGTTGGGGGCGCCGTCATCCTGCGAGTCCATGCCTATGCGAGTGCTGTGCCTCAATTAAGTGCAGTCATGCTGACGCCAGAGCGCGTTCTGGGATGGCCAGGCATGATTTGGGCTGTGCTTGGGTTTTACGTGCAGGCATTTTTTTGGCCACTAGATCTATCGATCATCTATCCGTCCTATCAGTCCTCGGGCGGATGGGGAAATTATCAGCTCACAGGCGCCATATTTGTAATCGCGGTATTGAGCATCCTATTTATAAAGCGATTGCGCGAACAAATCCTATGGATAATATTTTTGCTCTTGAGTTTAGCACCCGTGATGAATCTGGTGCCGCGTATCAATTTTGTCAACGATCGCTATGCTTACTTACCGCTGATTGCGATGACTATCCTGGTGATCGAAGTGGCAAAAAATCTTGGCTCTGCGGTGACTCGATCACTGAGCTTATCTATGGGCTTGTTGCGTCACCTGCTTTTACCAACAATGGCATTATTATTGATGTTAATGATGATAGCTAGCCACGGCCGGGCTCAGGTATGGCACGATAATCTTAGCCTATGGGGGGACACGGTCAAAAAAGTACCAGCGAGTAGTCTAGCATTCAATAATCTGGGGCAGGCTTACCAAGAGCGCGGCGATATAGCCAAGGCTATCGAGCAATTTCAAAAAAGCCTGGCCCTCGCCGATCCATATCTCGCAAATCTCGCCACTAATAATTTGGCGACAATCTATAGCTCCAGACAGTATCCCGATTATTTTAATCTGCCCTATGCCAAGTCATTGCTAGAGGAAGGGATCACTAAGGTTGCGCGCCCCGACGATAGTTTGGTGCTCAGATACAATTTGGCTTTGGTTTACCTGCAGATGGGTGACGCAATAAACGGACGTAAGATTCTTGATTCGTTAAGGCTAGCGATCGAACAAAGCAGTAACCAGCGTTATCGTTTTCTCTTGGCGCGAGTGACGGATTTGCAGACCAGACTCGAGGGGGTACCGTGA
- a CDS encoding DUF1573 domain-containing protein, which yields MSGGITVGLIRFSQGRLIAIVLNAVGALLLAITASSAVAAGLTYGTLHFDKSSHDFGEVFRGTQLTQTFRFVNKGPGPLTIQGVHAACNCTAVEVDRGRRYEPGQSGTIEVTLDTSDFIGNLVKTVTVISNERLLPDRTLTIRAKVKSEIFADPPLLDFASVKPKANDARTIRIRSAPGQQLEIKGLDFNEKVLSAQVARDKDDWILTAQLLAGVPPGFLKESIVVRNNSQHLPKLTIPVRGQVMSNFEVAPSYIEFGSLGATEGAQRVVTLRGSDNYKVVSMRGDMQINGQKVDQVANLLKIESASLQNDMQQINVELKNGLSRAGSVRGKIYIETTDPVQPELSVDFYALFR from the coding sequence ATCTCAGGAGGAATCACTGTGGGATTAATCAGATTCAGCCAAGGTAGGCTCATTGCCATCGTTTTGAATGCAGTGGGAGCTCTGCTGTTGGCGATCACAGCCTCGTCGGCCGTCGCCGCAGGACTTACTTACGGGACCCTCCATTTCGACAAGAGTAGTCATGACTTTGGCGAGGTGTTCCGTGGCACGCAACTGACTCAGACCTTTCGTTTCGTCAATAAAGGGCCGGGCCCATTGACGATCCAAGGGGTGCACGCGGCATGTAATTGTACAGCTGTGGAGGTCGATCGAGGGCGACGCTATGAGCCAGGGCAAAGTGGTACGATCGAAGTGACTCTCGATACCAGTGACTTTATCGGTAACCTAGTAAAGACAGTGACAGTAATCAGTAACGAGCGGCTTTTGCCGGATCGCACGCTAACGATTAGAGCTAAGGTCAAGTCCGAGATTTTTGCCGATCCACCTTTACTGGATTTCGCCAGCGTTAAACCGAAAGCGAATGATGCACGTACCATTCGCATTAGATCGGCACCCGGACAGCAGCTTGAAATCAAGGGGCTCGATTTCAATGAGAAAGTCCTATCAGCGCAAGTTGCGCGCGATAAAGACGATTGGATTCTAACGGCTCAGCTGCTTGCCGGCGTGCCGCCAGGTTTTCTGAAGGAGTCGATTGTGGTACGCAATAACTCGCAGCACCTACCAAAGCTCACGATTCCCGTACGCGGCCAGGTTATGAGCAACTTCGAGGTGGCACCCAGCTACATAGAGTTTGGTTCCCTCGGAGCGACTGAGGGAGCTCAGCGAGTAGTGACTCTTCGGGGCTCCGACAACTACAAGGTCGTTAGTATGCGTGGCGATATGCAAATTAACGGGCAAAAGGTCGACCAGGTGGCTAACTTACTCAAGATCGAATCAGCATCACTGCAAAATGATATGCAGCAGATTAATGTCGAGCTAAAGAATGGCCTAAGTAGGGCAGGTAGTGTTCGTGGTAAGATCTATATAGAGACCACGGACCCTGTGCAGCCGGAACTATCTGTCGATTTCTATGCTCTGTTTAGGTAA
- a CDS encoding DUF4142 domain-containing protein gives MSMLKKRSAIVAALMFATASPMIGSYASIAAVEEESEVTVKLDDPTIARVVSAATDQIIFNAKYAQRHARSQQVVEYANQLLRENQRMAEEFAVIVKRAGVKPEETALSILWRIAGLRNLAALHLSSPEQFDQVFLKQSAKYEQRLAKILQEKLIPETQHQSIRAYLQSMQSDMLQFVEQANQLSAELTD, from the coding sequence ATGAGCATGCTCAAAAAACGTTCCGCGATCGTTGCAGCCTTGATGTTTGCTACTGCGAGCCCGATGATTGGGAGTTATGCCTCTATTGCTGCTGTTGAGGAAGAAAGTGAAGTTACGGTTAAGTTAGATGATCCTACAATTGCGCGGGTGGTTTCCGCCGCCACGGATCAAATCATTTTCAACGCCAAATATGCGCAGAGACATGCGCGGAGCCAGCAGGTGGTTGAATATGCCAACCAGCTGCTCCGTGAAAATCAACGCATGGCGGAGGAATTTGCCGTTATTGTTAAGCGAGCCGGTGTGAAGCCCGAAGAAACTGCGCTGAGTATCCTGTGGCGTATTGCAGGACTTCGTAATCTTGCGGCGCTGCATCTATCTTCACCGGAGCAGTTTGATCAAGTATTCCTCAAACAAAGCGCTAAGTATGAGCAACGTCTTGCGAAAATTCTGCAAGAAAAATTGATCCCCGAGACGCAACATCAGTCAATCCGTGCCTATCTGCAATCGATGCAAAGTGACATGCTTCAATTCGTAGAGCAGGCCAATCAGCTGAGCGCTGAGCTTACAGACTGA
- a CDS encoding IS1 family transposase, with amino-acid sequence MDSKITVCPLCPKDEQHVVKHGFFKRKTGHKFQIRRYLCKSCKLTFSAQTGSLTYRERKPHLTQFVMRGMMEGMSQRSCARLLGCRRATIAKKICRLGSRAALHLQSRRPPDIASGRENTIIFDEMETFEHTKCKPISIAIAVTSTTREILSVDATTMAASGRLAKIARKRYGKRHDHRRHSMRKVLSEVARLCPTVKTLKSDKCTRYPVMVRDIFRGKATHTTYKGRRGCVVGQGELKRGARDPLFPLNHTCAMFRDRIKRLARKTWCTTKKIVNLQHLLNLYAWWHNNLVKKTPRPFHMD; translated from the coding sequence ATGGATTCAAAAATCACAGTTTGCCCGCTTTGCCCAAAAGATGAACAGCACGTAGTCAAGCACGGTTTTTTTAAACGCAAGACTGGACACAAATTCCAAATCCGGAGATATCTTTGCAAGTCATGTAAATTGACATTCTCAGCACAAACTGGGTCATTAACATACCGAGAGCGCAAGCCGCATCTCACACAATTCGTGATGAGAGGCATGATGGAGGGAATGTCCCAACGAAGTTGCGCGCGACTTCTTGGCTGCAGACGTGCAACAATTGCAAAAAAAATCTGTCGACTCGGATCTCGCGCCGCGCTCCATCTTCAATCTCGTCGACCACCTGACATCGCAAGCGGCCGTGAAAACACGATAATTTTCGACGAAATGGAGACATTTGAACACACCAAGTGCAAACCAATTTCAATCGCAATTGCGGTCACTTCAACCACTAGAGAAATCCTATCTGTGGATGCTACAACGATGGCGGCTAGCGGCAGGCTGGCAAAAATCGCGCGAAAACGTTACGGCAAGCGCCATGATCATAGGCGACACTCGATGCGTAAAGTGCTCTCAGAAGTGGCCCGACTCTGCCCCACAGTAAAGACACTGAAATCCGATAAATGCACCCGATATCCGGTTATGGTTCGTGATATTTTCCGCGGCAAGGCGACCCACACCACCTATAAGGGACGTCGAGGTTGCGTTGTTGGGCAGGGTGAGCTTAAAAGGGGCGCGCGAGACCCGCTTTTTCCATTGAATCATACGTGCGCCATGTTTCGTGACCGAATTAAACGCCTTGCACGCAAAACATGGTGTACTACAAAAAAAATCGTCAACCTGCAGCATTTACTGAATCTGTACGCCTGGTGGCACAATAATCTCGTAAAAAAAACTCCAAGGCCATTCCATATGGATTAA
- the miaB gene encoding tRNA (N6-isopentenyl adenosine(37)-C2)-methylthiotransferase MiaB produces MSEVTQQSATITQPKKVHIETWGCQMNAADSERMLAILAEKNYALTQSADDADLVLLNTCHIREKAKHKVLSRLGILRELKRDRPGMKIAVAGCVAQAEGRRLLKAAPQIDVLLGPGKIEELPRLLEEHAASGQSSVATGFARRHTHDGDDAAAAVTATPVTTELQAPPTLSGKREISRYVNIQQGCNNYCTFCVVPFTRGRELSRSVSDIVSESKALLASGAREITLLGQNVNSYGSDHGPETHFVDLLREVASLPELARLRFTTSNPHDFTKDLAELFASEPKLGRYIHLPVQSGSDRILQRMQRKVTAAEYLERVSWLRAAVPDIAISTDLIVGFPGETEEDFAATLGLVEQVGFSFSFTFKYSPRNNTPAARYLDQVPEHVKEERLARLNALQNRITTSLNTSEIGTTRQVLFLYESEKMPGHFYGRTDHFRLVRVAAARQLTGDIAAVRITDANKTALLGELI; encoded by the coding sequence GTGAGTGAAGTAACACAGCAATCCGCCACCATAACGCAGCCTAAAAAAGTCCACATAGAAACTTGGGGCTGCCAAATGAACGCCGCCGACAGCGAGCGGATGCTGGCGATTTTGGCTGAAAAAAACTACGCTCTCACTCAGTCTGCCGACGACGCGGATTTGGTGCTTTTAAACACCTGCCACATCCGCGAAAAAGCCAAACATAAAGTACTCAGTCGCCTAGGCATACTGCGCGAGCTCAAGCGTGACCGTCCAGGCATGAAGATAGCAGTCGCCGGCTGTGTGGCTCAGGCCGAGGGGCGTCGCCTTTTGAAAGCTGCGCCGCAAATTGACGTGTTGCTGGGCCCAGGCAAGATTGAAGAACTTCCACGCCTGCTTGAAGAGCATGCGGCAAGCGGTCAGAGCTCCGTGGCGACCGGCTTTGCCCGACGCCATACTCACGACGGCGATGACGCCGCAGCTGCTGTGACTGCGACACCCGTCACAACCGAGCTGCAGGCCCCCCCCACACTCAGCGGCAAGCGTGAGATCTCACGATACGTCAATATTCAGCAAGGCTGCAACAACTACTGCACTTTCTGCGTCGTGCCATTTACGCGCGGGCGTGAGTTATCGCGCAGCGTTAGCGACATCGTCTCTGAATCGAAGGCTTTGCTTGCTAGCGGCGCCCGCGAGATCACCTTGTTGGGTCAAAACGTCAATAGCTACGGTAGCGATCACGGTCCTGAGACGCACTTTGTCGATCTCCTGCGCGAGGTCGCATCGCTACCTGAGTTGGCACGACTGCGTTTTACGACATCCAATCCGCACGACTTCACCAAGGATTTAGCCGAACTGTTTGCCTCTGAGCCCAAACTAGGACGCTACATCCATCTGCCAGTCCAAAGCGGCAGCGACCGTATCCTGCAGAGAATGCAACGCAAGGTCACCGCGGCTGAGTACCTTGAGCGCGTGAGTTGGCTGAGAGCTGCTGTTCCGGATATCGCTATCTCAACTGACCTGATTGTTGGATTCCCCGGAGAGACCGAGGAAGACTTTGCTGCCACCCTTGGACTTGTAGAACAGGTGGGCTTCAGCTTTTCCTTCACCTTCAAATATTCGCCGCGCAACAACACCCCAGCAGCACGCTACCTAGACCAGGTGCCCGAACATGTGAAAGAGGAGCGCCTAGCTCGTCTGAACGCGCTACAAAACCGCATCACTACGTCATTGAACACTAGTGAGATCGGCACGACGAGACAGGTCCTTTTCCTCTATGAGAGCGAAAAGATGCCAGGCCATTTTTACGGGCGTACAGACCACTTCCGTCTAGTGCGCGTGGCTGCAGCGCGTCAACTCACCGGTGACATTGCCGCAGTTCGGATTACCGATGCCAATAAAACCGCGTTGCTCGGTGAATTGATCTAG
- a CDS encoding signal recognition particle protein translates to MLDVLSEGFRQARDKFRGKTTLSDENIDEALVAIRQSLLEADVEYGVAKKFLADVKEQAVGTQVQLKAGGGAMRVSAGDHFVKICQDELVKLMGPADPSLNFVSNRPTTFMMVGLQGSGKTTTTGKLTKYLVDQHKRKPLLVAADIYRPAAVDQLQVLGNTLGVPVFHVSGASPVDICKQSLQKAYDLGCDTILMDTAGRLAIDEALMKELDDIKATTRPDNILLVCDAMMGQDAVTTAKSFNDRLNLTGVVMTKLDGDARGGAALSIKEVTGKPIKFLGMGESLDRLEEFRPDGLASRILGMGDIVGLVKDFERVATEDREADALRMLQGQFTLRDFYEQISMIQKMGPLKDIIAKMPLPGMPKDINVDDRQLLRIRAIIDSMTNEERVNPKVFNDNRIRRVAKGSGRAPKEVTELLKMFNGMRQMMGMFGKNMGLLGKIPGMGGLAQLNNMRKMAQQMGGPGGMPGMPGMGGLGGMPGLGGMPGLGGMFGDAGGATRRPVDRDKQRKLRKDAKKARKKNRKK, encoded by the coding sequence ATGTTGGACGTCCTGAGCGAAGGGTTCCGCCAGGCGCGGGATAAGTTTCGCGGCAAAACGACCCTGTCCGATGAGAATATTGACGAAGCCTTAGTAGCCATACGCCAAAGTTTGCTCGAGGCAGACGTAGAGTATGGCGTCGCCAAGAAGTTTTTGGCCGATGTGAAAGAGCAGGCAGTAGGCACCCAGGTACAGCTCAAGGCTGGCGGCGGCGCGATGCGTGTTAGTGCTGGTGATCATTTCGTTAAGATATGCCAGGACGAGCTTGTTAAACTGATGGGTCCAGCTGATCCTAGCCTAAACTTCGTTAGCAACCGGCCAACGACGTTCATGATGGTCGGCTTGCAGGGTAGCGGTAAAACGACGACCACAGGTAAGCTTACCAAGTATCTTGTCGATCAGCACAAGCGGAAGCCACTCTTGGTGGCCGCCGATATTTACCGCCCAGCAGCCGTTGATCAGTTGCAAGTACTCGGCAACACACTAGGCGTCCCAGTTTTCCACGTCAGTGGCGCCTCGCCGGTGGATATCTGCAAGCAGTCGCTGCAAAAGGCATACGACCTTGGATGCGACACGATCCTGATGGATACCGCTGGCCGTCTCGCCATTGACGAAGCTCTGATGAAGGAGCTGGATGACATCAAAGCCACTACGAGACCGGATAATATCCTTCTCGTGTGTGACGCCATGATGGGCCAGGACGCTGTAACCACCGCTAAAAGCTTTAATGATCGCCTCAATTTGACGGGTGTGGTCATGACGAAGCTGGATGGTGACGCGCGCGGTGGCGCAGCACTGAGTATCAAAGAGGTTACGGGTAAACCGATTAAATTTCTTGGTATGGGCGAGAGTTTGGATCGCCTGGAAGAGTTCCGCCCTGATGGCTTAGCCAGCCGTATCCTCGGCATGGGCGATATTGTCGGTTTAGTTAAAGACTTTGAGCGTGTCGCGACCGAAGACCGCGAGGCCGATGCCCTACGGATGCTGCAGGGACAGTTCACGCTAAGGGACTTTTACGAACAAATCTCGATGATCCAGAAGATGGGTCCTCTCAAGGACATCATCGCAAAAATGCCGCTCCCCGGCATGCCCAAAGACATCAACGTCGACGACCGGCAATTGCTTCGCATTCGCGCCATCATCGATTCGATGACGAACGAAGAGCGGGTCAATCCCAAAGTATTTAACGACAATCGCATTCGCCGCGTAGCCAAAGGATCGGGCCGCGCCCCCAAAGAGGTCACCGAGCTCCTCAAGATGTTTAACGGCATGCGTCAAATGATGGGCATGTTTGGCAAGAATATGGGCCTACTAGGTAAGATCCCAGGTATGGGCGGCCTCGCCCAACTGAACAACATGCGCAAGATGGCCCAACAAATGGGTGGTCCCGGCGGCATGCCCGGCATGCCCGGAATGGGTGGGCTAGGCGGTATGCCAGGCCTAGGCGGGATGCCAGGCCTAGGCGGTATGTTTGGCGACGCCGGTGGAGCCACGCGGCGCCCCGTCGACCGCGACAAGCAACGCAAACTGCGCAAAGACGCGAAAAAAGCCCGCAAGAAGAACAGAAAGAAGTAG